One part of the Vanessa tameamea isolate UH-Manoa-2023 chromosome 8, ilVanTame1 primary haplotype, whole genome shotgun sequence genome encodes these proteins:
- the LOC113396308 gene encoding sin3 histone deacetylase corepressor complex component SDS3, which translates to MQLLRVTSTMSYQGSPYSGPGDEYDFEDDGYDDLDEYRDPEDSLPQLPMDDSDEDTEEASETDIPNNDEPLEIKEQMYQDKLVNLKKQLQQLEENIHPEFLRRVKRLEHQLHERLRLNRIYKDHMYEVVEREYIAEQKAAAKEFEEKKIELRENLLNDFEEKRKLIESERHSMELNGDSIEVKPPMKRILRRRANEPAPAPEKRRKPLATTLTFQLDERDIDADLRAICRASPPPRHPPAHLAQPRKHLNSSSCESPAREAGGGAGGAGGAGGAGGAGEADARVEDGKLLYERRWFHRGQSVYVEGRDLPRFPAHIHAITDDAIWVKKTNLERVRIYVSQLTRGKVTLKRRAS; encoded by the exons ATGCAACTGTTACGCGTTACCTCGACTATGTCTTACCAAGGATCACCATATTCGGGGCCGGGGGATGAGTACGACTTTGAAGATGATGGGTACGATGATTTAGACGAATATAGAGATCCCGAAGATTCATTACCGCAGCTACCAATGGATGACAGTGATGAAg ACACAGAAGAGGCCAGTGAAACAGATATACCCAACAATGATGAACCACTCGAAATCAAGGAACA GATGTACCAAGACAAGCTTGTTAACCTGAAGAAACAACTACAGCAGCTAGAGGAGAATATACATCCAGAATTCTTAAGACGGGTGAAGAGATTGGAGCACCAACTGCATGAACGCCTACGTCTTAACAGGATATACAA agATCATATGTATGAAGTTGTAGAGAGAGAATACATAGCGGAACAGAAAGCAGCGGCAAAAGAATTTGAGGAGAAGAAGATAGAGTTAAGGGAAAACTTGTTGAATGATTTTGAAGAGAAACGGAAATTGATTGAAAGCGAGAGGCACAGTATGGAACTCAACGGAGACTCAATAGAG GTCAAGCCGCCAATGAAACGTATCCTGCGAAGGCGAGCCAACGAGCCCGCGCCGGCGCCCGAGAAGCGCCGCAAGCCGCTCGCCACCACGCTCACGTTCCAGCTGGACGAGCGCGACATCGACGCAGACCTGCGCGCCATCTGCCGCGCCTCCCCGCCGCCGCGACACCCCCCCGCGCACCTCGCGCAGCCCCGGAAACATCTCAACTCCAGTAGCT GCGAGTCGCCGGCGCGCgaggcgggcggcggcgcgggcggcgcgggcggcgcggggggcgcgggcggcgcgggcgaggCGGACGCGCGCGTGGAGGACGGCAAGCTGCTGTACGAGCGGCGCTGGTTCCACCGCGGGCAGAGCGTGTACGTGGAGGGCCGGGACCTGCCGCGCTTCCCTGCGCACATCCACGCCATCACCGACGACGCG aTATGGGTGAAGAAAACGAACTTAGAGCGAGTGAGGATATACGTATCTCAACTAACACGCGGTAAAGTGACATTAAAAAGACGTGCCTCGTAA